Genomic segment of Dehalococcoidia bacterium:
ACCGCGAGATCCAGCCGCTGATGATCTCGCCGCCGTCGGGAGACGCGCGGGTTATGTACCTGCCGACGTGGTCGTGGGCTGGGGACCGGATGCGCCGGTACTTCGATCGCCGGTTCGGTGAGAGGTTCGCGGTGATCGACCTGGAGGAGGCGATCAAGCTGGAGATGCTCGGGCCCGAGCCGCCGTCGGACGTCGCCATGCAGCGGCTGGGGAACCAGATCGCGATCTCGACGGGGCCGGATATGCTGGAGTACAACGCGGCGCGGGGACCGGGGAGGATGGTGCAGCTGAACTGCCACCACTCGGGACTCACGCCGGAAGAGATGCGGATTCCGTTTATCGTGGCTTAACCTGTCGGTAACACAGAGTTCACACGAAGATGGTATAACTGATAGAGAACCGTGGAGACTTTATCAGGTCTGGTATTCGAACTCTGAGTTCGACACCACCCCACCCTTGGATTGCCGAGCGGCGAGCCACTACGTGGGTTCCCGCTTTCGCGGGAATGACTGAACAGGTGGTGCCTACTAACCTGTAAAGACATCTCCATCGTGTGAAGGAGGCAGCCCGTGTCACAGACACTCAACCCAATTCAACAACTGGGCCGGCTTGGTCAGTCGGTCTGGTACGACAACATGTACCGTGCGCTCATCGAGACTGGTGAGCTTCAAAGGTTGATCGACTCGGGGGTTACGGGTCTCACATCGAACCCGACGATCTTCGAGAAGGCGATCTCGTCCAGCGACGACTACGATGAGTCGCTCGTCGCTCACGCCAAGCGTAGTAGCGATCCGCAGGACCTCTTCGAGGGGCTGGCTGTCGAGGACATCCGCGCCGCCGCCGACCTACTGCTGCCCATCTACGAGAGAACAGAGGGCGCTGACGGCTTCGCCTCTCTGGAGGTCAACCCCCATCTTGCGCACGACACCAAGGGGACCATCAAGGCCGCACGGAGGCTTTTCCTGGCGCTGGACCGTCCCAACGTGATGATCAAGGTTCCCGCCACGCCGGAGGGCATCCCCGCGATCCGGGACCTGATTGGCAGGGGGATCAACGTCAACGTAACGCTCATCTTCTCGCTGGAGATGTATGCGAGGGTGCGCGATGCGTACGTAGCTGGTCTCGAAGACCTGGTCGCGGCGGGTGGCGACCCGGCGCGAGTGTCGTCAGTGGCGTCATTCTTCGTCAGCCGCGTCGACTCCTCGGTGGACGGACTGATCGGCGACTCCGGCGGCGCGCTGGACGAGTACGCTGGCAAGGCGGCGGTCGCGAATGCGAAGATCGCCTACCAGGACTTCAAGTCCACGTTCAGCACCGACAGGTTCCGGGCGGTCGCAGAGCACGGAGCGAGGGTGCAGAGGCCGCTTTGGGCGTCCACGAGCACCAAGAACCCGGAGTACAGCGACGTGCTGTACGTGGAGACGCTCATCGGGCCGCACACGGTCAACACGATGCCAGACGCGACGCTCGCCGCGTTCATGGAGCACGGGACGGCGCAGACCGCCATCGATGACGACGTCGACGAGTCACGCGATGTCATCTCCGCCCTGGAGGCGGGAGGCGTCAGCATGGAGGCTGTCACCACGCAGCTAATGCACGCCGGGGTCAAGGCGTTCGCCGACTCCTTCGACGAACTGCTCGACAACATAGTCGTCAAACGAGACAAGCTCTTATCAGCGGTGGCAGCTCCTGCCGGAGGGTCACTGGGAAAAGCACTAGCCACCGCTGACGAGGCGGTGGCGTCCCTACAAGATTCCGATGCGGCAGCTCGCATCTGGTCTGGCGACCATACACTCTGGTCGACCGATCCGACTGAGATCACGGACCGGCTCGGCTGGCTGGATACGCCGTCGTCGATGCTGGGCAGCGTGGACGATCTCGCCCTATTCGCAAACGCGGTCCGAAACGAGGGGACGAAGCATGTAGTCCTGCTCGGAATGGGTGGGAGCAGCCTGGGGGCTGAGGTGCTTGGGCAGTGTGCCAAAGCTCTTTCTCCCATGGTAGGAGAAGGCCGGGATGAGCGGGATTCTACTCTTCACCCTCACCTCAATCCTCTCCCATCAAGGGAGAGGAGGCTAAGAGAAGGCAACCCTCTCCTATCATGGGAGAGGAAGCCAGGGCTGGGCTGGCCGGAGTTGATCGTGCTCGACTCGACTATTCCGGCGCGTATAGCGAGTGTTGTGGAGTCCATCGACCCGGCTCGCACTCTGTTCCTGGTCTCGTCCAAGTCGGGCACCACGATCGAGCCGAACATGCTCTACAAGTTCTTCAGAAGCGTGGTCGAGGATGCGATCGGCGCTGAGAGTGCCGGGAACAGGTTCGTAGCCATCACAGACGCTGACTCGGCACTGGACGAGCTTGGACAGGAGGCCGGATTCAGGCGCGTGTTTCGCAACAGGCCGGACATAGGCGGAAGGTACTCGGTGCTGAGCTACTTCGGT
This window contains:
- the tal gene encoding transaldolase codes for the protein MSQTLNPIQQLGRLGQSVWYDNMYRALIETGELQRLIDSGVTGLTSNPTIFEKAISSSDDYDESLVAHAKRSSDPQDLFEGLAVEDIRAAADLLLPIYERTEGADGFASLEVNPHLAHDTKGTIKAARRLFLALDRPNVMIKVPATPEGIPAIRDLIGRGINVNVTLIFSLEMYARVRDAYVAGLEDLVAAGGDPARVSSVASFFVSRVDSSVDGLIGDSGGALDEYAGKAAVANAKIAYQDFKSTFSTDRFRAVAEHGARVQRPLWASTSTKNPEYSDVLYVETLIGPHTVNTMPDATLAAFMEHGTAQTAIDDDVDESRDVISALEAGGVSMEAVTTQLMHAGVKAFADSFDELLDNIVVKRDKLLSAVAAPAGGSLGKALATADEAVASLQDSDAAARIWSGDHTLWSTDPTEITDRLGWLDTPSSMLGSVDDLALFANAVRNEGTKHVVLLGMGGSSLGAEVLGQCAKALSPMVGEGRDERDSTLHPHLNPLPSRERRLREGNPLLSWERKPGLGWPELIVLDSTIPARIASVVESIDPARTLFLVSSKSGTTIEPNMLYKFFRSVVEDAIGAESAGNRFVAITDADSALDELGQEAGFRRVFRNRPDIGGRYSVLSYFGLVPAALIGFDLRGLLNSAMAMQGACGRTIPVSSNAGAWFGAVLGSLALAGRDKLTILTSPSLASFGLWAEQLVAESLGKDGMGIVPIAGEPVEALGQVGDDRVFVSLEMAGDESGMDALAERLISDGHPLVRYRVGDVSGLGG